A stretch of DNA from Melospiza melodia melodia isolate bMelMel2 chromosome Z, bMelMel2.pri, whole genome shotgun sequence:
AACACCTGGGTTCTATAAAGGGAGACATTTAACTGTTTATTACCTGTTTATCTGAGCAGCACATGGTACCCCAAAAAAGCACAATTAGGTGCTTTTAATGCATGTTAATATTTGCATTGTTTgcaaaatacaaaccacagcagaTGTCTGAACTGGATGAGCTTGCTGAAAGGACCATTTATAGATGTGGTTTTCTGTCCAGGAACACTGGACACCGAGGCAGAAATTCTTAGATAAAGTAGACACAGCTGCCCAGAGGGTTAGAAACAGAACAATAAAATGTAACTCATCAACATTTAAAAATCACTGTCATTCCTAGCTTCCTAGCCACCAACATGACATTCCTAGCTTGCCATGAAGAACAAAGTCATGGGAAGGGACACTGATGTGGCTGACCCTTAGCCTGTAGGTACATGGATAAACTGGCTGATGGGGTGGATTCTCCCAAAGCTGTCAGGACAGATAATCAGTGGATTATGAAGTTACTCCAGAATAGAGACATGCAGTGAAGAAGCAAAGACCATGGAGTACCTAATTCTCCATGCATTTTTGGCAGGTTTGTGTTTTACTGAAGATTATTCAGAGCCACATGTTGGGCCCTGCCATCTGCTGAATTCAGATACAATGTCTGTAAAGCTGGTATGAAAATACACAAAATGAAACTCTGACTTTGGGAGAGAAACTCCCAATGCCTTTGTAACTACCACTGTCTGTCACAGAaaattgccttttttattttgtgAAATATGTACCCTCTCTATACAAAAGTAAGCCAAGTTTAAAATCCAGCACTCGGAGCTTGATTTTACCTCAGGTCCCTGTAAAATGCCTCGATTTTGATTGGAAAAGGgcctgagaaacctggtctaatAAGACCTGCTTTGAGTGGGGTTGGATTAAAATTATAACATCTGTGCCAATGCATGAACATAGGAGTATCTTTCTTTGTCAAATATGGTAAGGAAAGATGGATCAGCCAATCAGGAAAACAGTGGGACACAGAAAGAAGAGACTGTTAATAGGGTCTTTGTAAAAGGTTATTTATTTTGTGGAAAGTTTGCTTGTAAAtaaatttagtttaaaaaaaaaccaaaaaacaaaaaccaactaatcaaaaaacaccaaaagcaaaaagaaaaaaaaaatccccaaaaaaacacccTACCAAACATTTCAGCCTGTATTCAGACAAATTGCTGCTGAAATACCCAATCTGGTGATTCACAGCTCCTCACCACAGGAAGGAAGGCTTTTCTCTCTTCAAATGCAGTGCCTTCTCATTAAGACATTGATGCCTGCTGGAGGTAGAAAATCCTCTTGGGTTTCTAATCTAGTTGAGATCTGTCAATTTATGCCCTGTGTTCTGCCTGCACCATGCTTATGTTGGACACACTTTGGAAATGAACGTAGTTTTTGTTTAAGTTAATAACTCCTCCTGAACTGTCTTGGACAGTAAAGCCTTGGGTCCTGCTGATGGCCAATCAAGAAAGACTCCTCTTGtgcaagcagcagctgctgcattgAAGATGTCTCCAAACTATTGGAAACAAACCAACACCCAAGCAAATCCATACTCTTTGTTTCAAAAAGTCACTAAGCTTGATTTAAAGTGAAAGAAACCAAGCTCTTAAGGCCACATTTCAGGAAGCTAATACCATGCTTTGAACTTCTGTAGTCTGAGATGGGGCAGCTCAGCTCCACTCCCCTCacagaaaagagagggaaaaggctTTTGGGTGTTTGAATACTGCATTTTTAGCCTGAACTGCAGAACAAAATCCAACACGAATTAAGAATTCACAGTAGCTTCCCATTCTCTGTTCTGACTTCTCTGGCTTCTAATTTCTAGTAAAACATACAGCACAGAAAAGAGAAACAAGACTGAATCTACTTCTGGGAGATTGGAAGGCAGCCGCAGGAGCCCTTTCCTGGGATGCCCCATTGGCAGGCTGGGCACTGTGCAAGTACCTGAGTAACTCAGAACAGCTTCCTGATGCTCAGCAAAGCAGCACCTCTGTTGTGAAGGTGAGTTGTGCACTTTAGGAAATTGTCCCAGAAGGACATAAAGAATTTCTTAACCTGCTTCTTGCACAAAGGAGTTTCTTCTCAGCTGGTTTATCTGAAACTCTCACACTGGCAAGTTCAAGCCCTGGGCCCTCTGCACATTGTTTGGTCTCGCAGTCAAATTCTGTCGCCTCTTACGCCATGAAAATTGTCTTGTGGTTTAGAAGGGATGCCTCAAATTCATGTTCTTAATTTCCAGCTACGAGACTCAGTGAAATTATTGACCTCGCCTGGACTTTTGAAACGTCAAATTAAGTACTACTGGACAAACAGGAAAATAACTTTGAGACAAATGGATAAATCATTTCCTTGACAAAACATTTATTAACTGGATACAGCTTCTTTCTtgattgcttgcttgcttgctttccccTCTTCCTATTTCCATTTTCTGTCCCATTTCTTGCTGTGAGATTTTCTTTGCAAGAATGAATATGAATGGAAAGAACAGAGCACTGTCCTGGATTTTTACAGTACAAGGACATAAAAGAGAGAAGAGGAAGCACTGAAACATTCACAGCTGAAGACACAGTTGTCTGTGCAGGCACTTGGTGGAATAAATACACAGTGACACTCAAATCCTGACACCCAAACCCCACTGCAGTGAAGCCAGAGGAGAGATTTGCCCACCTGCCACTGTGTGACTACCCTGGCATCTCCAGGGCTTCCAGTGGCTGGGAACAAAATGTGGTTTTGCCTGTGCCATTTTCCTGGTGTCTTCTGCCAGAAGGCCTAAAGGCCAGGCCTTTGGAATGGCATGAAACCCACAGGCAGTTTTTACTCACTCTAATTTCCAAAGATTTTTCTGAAGGTATCCAGCTGATTACTGGAGAGCAAAGCACTGCTGTGATGCTGTTTCTCAGCTAACCTGCACTGTGCCTTTGTGCTGTGTAACTGTTGCCCACCGTGCTGATAGAGGGAGGGTTGCCATTTTCTTTGGTTTCATCTCTCAAGAGCTTTAGGTATTTCTCACCTACAATCAGACTTATTGAGAGCTTAAGGCATAAATCACCTGGGAGAGAGCTGGGACAAGAAAATCCAAAGCAGAGCCCGTCCgttaccaaaaagaaaaaaccaaacaacccccaCTGATTAAATtcaacaaaaaatattttcttggttcATTCCAAAGCAAGGAATATGGTTTTTAAAATAGTTCAACCAAATGCCACCTTGAAATTAATTTGATTCAAAGCTAACTAAAGCCAAAGTAGGCTTTTCATCAGATATACCTAATTTTTGCCTGTTTTCTTTCAGTATGAAGTCTCTTGTCATCTGCAAGGTTTTCTATTaaactgtgcccacagccctggtGCAAAGTACCTCTCCCACATGCCCAACAACCAGGAGACATGGTCAGTGTCAGAGTGGCCCTTGATGTGCTGTGCTGTTGTTGCTTGCTCTTGTGAACAGCTGTCTTTGTTTCCCACAGGTATTTTGCTTTCTGCCAGGAGCAGTGAATGAACCACTCCAGCTAAACTATGAATTACAGCTCCAGAATGAACAAGGATCCTGCAAAGCAGCACCTGACTGAATCTTTCCTTTGCCTCTCTGCTGAGGGACAGTCAAGGTAAATTCATGTTGAATGTCTAAGTTCACTCAATGGCTGACAAGACCTCTTTTAATGGATCCAGTACAACGAGTGATGATCCCGACCAACAGAGCAATCATTGTGTACAATGTGTGTTGTGTATCAATGGAAAATGTGCCTTTGTGGCCTATCTGTGTGACACCAGTGGCTGTGATTCTGTTTTCTGATCCCTACTCTCAGAGGTGACCCTTAATGAAGTAGCAGAGGTTTTGTTTTTAAGAGCCTCTGGTTGAAGCGGAAATGTTGGAGGTGCAGATAGGGAGACAGTAGCTAAAGAGACTTCAAAACTTCAAAGAAACTAGGCAGAATTTGTGGGAAAGTTCCTGCAAACCACTTCTGCTTTTGAAGGGTCTGCTCAAAACCACAGCTTTGGAATAGAGACAGGTCAGAGATGAGACCTTAGTAAGGATGGGCAAATAAGGCCTTCCCATCCTCATTAGCTTAAATGTGAAACATTCACTTTGTCCAACATTTTTGCTGCCCTAAGGTGAGGATTTTTGTAACCACTGTCCAGGAAGAGTGGGCAGGAAAGTCGTGCATGTTGGTGTGAGAGCTTTTCTTTGGGAATGGCTAAGGAGAGTAAGCTGGAATCCTCCACTTCCCTCCCAGGTAGTGCATGGTGATGCATCAGTTCCAAGTTCATATTAAATAGGGTCTCCATGAACAAAAGCTGATTTTTTAAGAAAACTTGTACTGTTAAGAAactgtccctctgccccatggcgAGTGCGCTGGTTGTGGTTGTGGTTGTGCAGCAAGGCAGGAGCAGCTCACAGCAGTTTCGGGTCGCTGTTCAGTCGGAGGCTGGAGTACATCCCCACGTGCCGCACCAGGTTGGGCTCCACCACGAAGGCGTTCTCGCCCTTGCCCCGCAGCAGCGAGTAGAGGGCAGTGTCCTTGGCGAAGCCCCGGCGGCAGCGCAGCCCCCGCAGGTATGCCGAGGCCCGGCGGGCGGAGGCAGCGGGGAAGAGCATGGCGGGTGTGCAGCACTCGCTGGCTGGCGCCACGTTGTAGAGCGCGGGGTGCAGGCGGCGCAGCTCCAGCCCGTAGTGCCGCCCCACCAGCTCCGACAGCGCCATGCTGTACAGGGCGAAGAATGCCACCAGGCTCCAGCCagggcccgcccgccccgcggcccgGCAGTACGCGCAGCTCAGCACCGGCCCCAGGAACATGCCCAGGCCCAGCCACTCCAGGATCCTCATGGGCTCAGGGTTGATGTAGTGCTGGAGCCTCTCAGGATGGTACAGCTTGAAGTAGAGAGCATCTCTGAGGTAGGGCTTGGAGAACCGGGCCGAGAAGAGGTGATGCAAGACAGAAAATATCTCCTCCTCTGGCACGGCATCATCTTCCACCAGGAGGATGTACTCTGGGCTGTACATCAACAGTGACTTCTCCAGGCAGAAGATGTAGTCCTGCTTCTCCTTCTCGAACTGGTTCAGGCTGGGGTCAAGATTCTCTCCAGTTCTGTCACGACTGACTGTAGGAAAGAGGCTGCTCAGCAGCCTGACATCCTGATGGCTGCTGGGATCCGATTCCACGTTACAGAGCAGCATGCGATGGCTCTGGCAACGTGCCCCACATTTCTGGAGGAGGCGGTGGAAGTGGGAGGCCACTTGCAGGACGTAGTGGAAATCATTCTGCCTCTGCACAGTGataatggtgatcagcagcaagGGCTGGAAGGTGTCACTGCTGTAGGCCTCGGAAGTGTTTGGCATCTGCATCTTCTCAAAGTAACGGAGAGCATCCTGGCCCTCCTGCTGGTTCTGCTCCAGGAACTCCCGACTCATGGAGTTCAGGTGCCAGCGCCGCAGGTAGAAGTAAGAGTGCAGGAGCCGGTGGCAGATCAAAGGTGCCAGCACACCAAAAGTCACCACAGTCAGGGTGAGGAGATGGATGAAAGGGCTGGACCAACGGCACCActtcccacagagctgccaggctCGGTGGAACATAACTGCTGCAGAAGGAGGGTACTCCTGCACTGCTCATGCCCGCAATCCTTCACTTCCAATGCATCCTTCTCCCTGGACTGCAGGATACCACTGGGGCCATTGCTGCCAAACCTGCACAGGTTGTCCAAGcccagaaaggaagaaaaaaggatgGTTAGTGAAATAGGAACTGACAGAGAAAATAGAAAGCAGGGGACTAGTCTCTGAGTAAGCTAAAATACAAGGCCCTGTGTAATCCCTTATGGTGGAGGCATCACAGAATAGTCCTGGGACATTGAGGACAGATGAGCCAAACTTAATTTCCAGCAAAGGACCCCTAAGGCTTTCTTAGCACATAGGAACTCTGATCTAATCAAGC
This window harbors:
- the LOC134431763 gene encoding post-GPI attachment to proteins factor 4-like; translation: MFHRAWQLCGKWCRWSSPFIHLLTLTVVTFGVLAPLICHRLLHSYFYLRRWHLNSMSREFLEQNQQEGQDALRYFEKMQMPNTSEAYSSDTFQPLLLITIITVQRQNDFHYVLQVASHFHRLLQKCGARCQSHRMLLCNVESDPSSHQDVRLLSSLFPTVSRDRTGENLDPSLNQFEKEKQDYIFCLEKSLLMYSPEYILLVEDDAVPEEEIFSVLHHLFSARFSKPYLRDALYFKLYHPERLQHYINPEPMRILEWLGLGMFLGPVLSCAYCRAAGRAGPGWSLVAFFALYSMALSELVGRHYGLELRRLHPALYNVAPASECCTPAMLFPAASARRASAYLRGLRCRRGFAKDTALYSLLRGKGENAFVVEPNLVRHVGMYSSLRLNSDPKLL